One window of Enterobacter pseudoroggenkampii genomic DNA carries:
- a CDS encoding amino acid ABC transporter permease, translating to MSHRRSAVKGSLSFSHPAVRAWLFQIIAIVAVVLIAVYLIHNTITNLNNRGITSGFAFLDRSAGFGIVQHLIDYQEGDTYGRVFVVGLLNTLLVSALCIVFASILGFFIGLARLSENWLLRKLSTVYIETFRNIPPLLQIFFWYFAVLRNLPGPRQAVDAFELFFLSNRGLSIPSPQTGEGLYAFIGAIVMALALSVGVFRFNRKHQIKTGQLRRTWPTAVVLIVSLPLLAHWLFGAALHWDIPHLRGFNFQGGMVLIPELAALTLALSIYTSAFIAEIIRAGIQAVPYGQHEAARSLGLPHTVTLRQVIIPQALRVIIPPLTSQYLNIVKNSSLAAAIGYPDMVSLFAGTVLNQTGQAIETIAITMSVYLIISLVISLLMNLYNRRIALVER from the coding sequence CTATTCCAGATTATTGCTATTGTTGCGGTTGTTCTCATCGCCGTGTATCTCATCCATAACACCATTACCAACCTGAATAATCGTGGCATTACCTCCGGTTTCGCGTTTTTAGATCGCAGCGCGGGGTTTGGCATTGTCCAGCATCTTATTGATTACCAGGAAGGTGACACGTATGGACGCGTGTTCGTGGTCGGTTTGCTGAATACGCTGTTGGTATCGGCGCTTTGTATCGTCTTCGCGTCGATACTGGGCTTCTTTATTGGCCTGGCACGTCTTTCTGAAAACTGGCTTCTGCGGAAACTGTCGACTGTTTATATCGAGACGTTTCGCAATATCCCCCCGCTCCTGCAGATCTTCTTCTGGTATTTTGCCGTATTGCGTAACCTACCCGGCCCCCGTCAGGCCGTCGACGCGTTTGAGCTGTTTTTCCTGAGTAACCGTGGGTTGTCCATTCCTTCTCCTCAGACGGGTGAAGGGCTGTACGCTTTCATTGGCGCGATTGTGATGGCGCTTGCTCTTTCAGTTGGCGTATTTCGTTTTAATCGCAAGCACCAGATCAAAACCGGTCAGCTTCGTAGAACCTGGCCAACGGCAGTCGTCCTGATCGTTAGTCTCCCGCTATTGGCACACTGGCTGTTTGGGGCTGCGCTGCACTGGGACATTCCCCATCTGCGTGGCTTTAACTTTCAGGGTGGGATGGTATTAATTCCCGAGCTGGCAGCGCTGACATTGGCGCTGTCGATTTATACGTCCGCGTTTATCGCAGAGATTATCCGTGCCGGGATCCAGGCCGTACCTTACGGACAGCACGAGGCGGCACGCTCGCTGGGATTACCCCATACCGTGACGCTTCGCCAGGTCATCATTCCGCAGGCTTTACGGGTCATCATCCCGCCCCTGACCAGCCAGTATCTCAATATTGTCAAAAACTCGTCGCTGGCCGCTGCCATTGGTTACCCGGATATGGTGTCACTTTTCGCCGGAACCGTGCTTAACCAGACCGGACAAGCCATTGAAACCATCGCCATCACGATGTCTGTCTATCTGATCATCAGCCTGGTGATTTCACTGCTGATGAACCTTTATAAC